One Glutamicibacter halophytocola DNA segment encodes these proteins:
- a CDS encoding YebC/PmpR family DNA-binding transcriptional regulator, with product MSGHSKWATTKHKKAAIDAKRAKAFAKFIKGIEVAARAGGADMSGNPALELAVSKAKKNSVPVNNIDRAIKRGAGLTGEVVDYTEIIYEARGPQGSALLIECLTDNKNRAASEVRVGITRNGGTVADPGSVAYLFNRQGVVRLPKGELTEDDLLMTVLDAGADEILDEDENFAIVSDPSDLRAVAAALDEADIAYESDEMEFLPSMKVELDVDGARKFLKLFDALEELDDVQNVYTNADLSDEVRAALDEEQ from the coding sequence ATGTCAGGCCACTCCAAATGGGCAACCACCAAGCACAAGAAGGCCGCGATTGACGCCAAGCGCGCCAAAGCCTTCGCAAAATTCATCAAGGGCATCGAAGTTGCAGCCCGCGCCGGCGGCGCAGACATGTCGGGCAACCCGGCACTGGAACTTGCCGTCAGCAAGGCCAAGAAGAACTCTGTGCCAGTCAACAACATCGATCGCGCAATCAAGCGCGGTGCCGGCCTGACCGGCGAGGTCGTTGACTACACCGAAATCATTTACGAGGCACGTGGCCCGCAAGGCTCGGCTCTGCTGATCGAGTGCCTTACGGACAACAAGAACCGCGCAGCGTCCGAGGTTCGAGTTGGCATCACCCGCAACGGCGGCACCGTTGCCGACCCGGGGTCGGTCGCGTACCTGTTCAACCGCCAGGGCGTTGTCCGCTTGCCAAAGGGCGAGCTGACCGAGGACGATCTGCTGATGACCGTGCTGGATGCCGGTGCTGACGAGATCCTGGACGAGGACGAGAATTTCGCCATCGTTTCGGATCCCTCGGATCTGCGTGCTGTTGCCGCCGCATTGGATGAGGCTGACATCGCCTACGAATCCGATGAAATGGAATTCCTGCCTTCGATGAAGGTAGAGCTGGACGTTGACGGCGCCCGCAAGTTCCTCAAGCTCTTCGACGCATTGGAAGAGCTTGACGACGTG
- the pdxT gene encoding pyridoxal 5'-phosphate synthase glutaminase subunit PdxT → MPKIGVLALQGDFREHLASLQRLGQETLAVRTPDDLSKVDALVIPGGESSVIDRLSRNYSLAEPIKQRIAQGMPAYGSCAGMIMLADRIENPAVSSTGAIQQSFGGIDMTVRRNAFGRQVDSFEYQLGFLGQNLEAVFIRAPEAVQVGADVQVISTVPAEGDGEQGRIVAVRQGNLLATSFHPEVTGSTAIHEFFIQLTRGDA, encoded by the coding sequence ATGCCGAAAATTGGCGTCCTCGCCCTCCAGGGAGATTTCCGCGAACATCTTGCATCCCTGCAGCGCCTGGGACAAGAAACGCTCGCTGTGCGCACCCCGGACGACCTTTCGAAGGTCGACGCTTTGGTTATCCCCGGCGGAGAATCCTCGGTCATCGACCGGCTCTCCCGCAACTATTCACTGGCAGAGCCAATCAAGCAGCGCATCGCACAGGGCATGCCGGCCTACGGCTCTTGCGCGGGAATGATCATGCTGGCGGACCGAATTGAGAACCCTGCGGTCTCCAGCACTGGTGCCATCCAGCAGAGCTTCGGCGGCATCGACATGACAGTTCGGCGCAATGCCTTCGGCCGCCAAGTGGACTCATTCGAATACCAGTTGGGCTTCTTGGGGCAGAACCTCGAAGCTGTATTCATTCGGGCTCCTGAAGCGGTGCAAGTAGGCGCCGATGTGCAAGTGATCAGCACGGTTCCAGCCGAAGGCGATGGCGAACAGGGTAGAATTGTTGCAGTACGCCAGGGAAATTTGTTGGCAACCAGCTTTCACCCGGAAGTCACCGGCAGCACGGCGATCCACGAATTTTTCATCCAACTCACGCGAGGAGACGCTTAA
- a CDS encoding DUF6226 family protein produces MLQGYQRPKITHSAYTDDSGAPIGYGQRWDDQPPAETYSVTAHPQRFSPVQVVAEALVEWICEFYKVRCFEDPGLAAQLRVPSDELVRSVRLFPEDSRCAPMGLVFTRFSGVQLRFGALFQAAMPHCGCDACDESVPDLLDELEAQVGAVLSGSFVEVLDLGNGRMTHQFNVEELGSCQQATGLDEISPAQLAWARAVIPVDGAWAPWPAR; encoded by the coding sequence ATGCTTCAGGGGTACCAGCGTCCAAAGATAACCCACAGTGCCTACACAGATGACAGTGGCGCACCTATTGGCTATGGGCAGCGATGGGACGACCAGCCACCAGCGGAAACCTACTCGGTAACAGCGCATCCGCAGCGCTTCTCCCCTGTGCAAGTTGTGGCTGAGGCGCTCGTGGAATGGATCTGCGAATTCTACAAGGTGCGGTGTTTCGAAGACCCCGGCCTAGCGGCCCAATTGCGGGTACCTAGTGACGAGTTGGTGCGCTCAGTGAGATTGTTTCCGGAAGATTCGCGTTGTGCACCCATGGGCCTGGTTTTCACCAGGTTTTCCGGGGTGCAGCTTCGATTCGGCGCATTATTCCAGGCAGCCATGCCCCACTGCGGTTGCGATGCCTGCGATGAATCTGTCCCGGATCTGCTCGACGAGCTTGAGGCACAAGTGGGAGCGGTCCTCTCCGGCTCTTTTGTTGAAGTCCTGGATCTGGGGAACGGCCGGATGACCCATCAATTCAACGTGGAGGAGCTAGGTTCCTGTCAACAAGCGACAGGACTCGACGAAATTTCTCCCGCGCAGCTTGCATGGGCCCGTGCGGTCATTCCCGTGGATGGCGCGTGGGCGCCCTGGCCGGCACGCTAG
- a CDS encoding CapA family protein — MHSRLPLACRSLTVGVLLSALLAGCSASVEPDEAPRPSKPALASTPAPESSATSEPKEFSLMVTGDVLLHPPLLEQARSAAKSGNGKDYDFSALLAGLKPYANDADAALCNLETPIGTPPYSGYPRFTVPAQILSDLKSIGYDGCTTATNHTVDAGTSGVNRTLDALEEQELFATGSYRSKKEAQEPPIIQIDGIKLGVIASTFSLNGLPEAADWQVDTGVDAQKLIQRGKSARQDGADVVVAAIHDGTEYSNRPTAQQRKLGRELAESGVFDFIYMHHTHSALPIEKHDGTWIVYGLGNSVAKHATKTILNREGISVKATFSHDEKSGDWKVSQLQWVPHMLSQSPVAWCQVFEASACLPEADAKSSLARTTATVNAYGAFDDGLEDWKIE; from the coding sequence ATGCACTCACGTTTGCCTCTGGCCTGCCGTTCCTTGACCGTCGGCGTACTGCTTTCGGCACTGCTGGCAGGGTGCTCGGCAAGCGTTGAGCCAGACGAAGCACCCCGCCCTTCCAAGCCCGCGCTAGCAAGCACCCCTGCTCCCGAGTCCAGTGCAACCAGCGAGCCGAAGGAGTTTTCGCTCATGGTGACTGGGGATGTCTTGTTGCATCCTCCGCTGCTCGAGCAGGCTCGCAGCGCTGCCAAGTCCGGCAACGGGAAGGACTACGATTTTTCTGCTTTGCTTGCGGGCCTGAAACCCTATGCGAACGACGCAGATGCCGCCCTATGCAATCTCGAAACCCCCATCGGCACGCCACCGTACTCCGGCTATCCCCGGTTCACCGTCCCTGCGCAGATTCTCTCCGATCTCAAATCCATCGGCTATGACGGCTGCACCACTGCCACCAACCACACGGTCGACGCCGGAACCAGCGGGGTGAACAGGACCCTTGACGCGCTGGAGGAGCAGGAGCTGTTTGCCACCGGGTCGTACCGCAGCAAGAAAGAAGCGCAGGAACCGCCGATCATACAGATCGACGGCATCAAGCTCGGCGTGATTGCCAGTACGTTCTCGCTCAATGGCCTGCCGGAGGCCGCCGACTGGCAGGTTGATACCGGAGTCGACGCGCAAAAGCTGATACAGCGCGGAAAATCGGCCCGCCAGGATGGTGCTGACGTTGTGGTGGCCGCAATTCACGATGGCACTGAATATTCGAACAGGCCAACTGCCCAACAGCGCAAACTGGGCCGGGAGCTGGCCGAATCTGGAGTCTTCGACTTCATCTACATGCACCACACGCATTCGGCGCTGCCAATCGAAAAACACGATGGCACCTGGATCGTCTACGGGCTGGGAAATTCGGTGGCCAAGCATGCGACAAAAACCATCTTGAACCGAGAAGGAATCAGCGTCAAGGCAACGTTCAGCCACGATGAGAAGTCGGGCGACTGGAAAGTTTCACAACTTCAATGGGTGCCGCATATGCTCTCGCAATCACCGGTGGCATGGTGCCAGGTCTTCGAAGCATCGGCTTGCTTGCCCGAAGCCGATGCCAAGTCATCACTAGCCCGGACGACGGCCACCGTAAATGCCTACGGCGCATTCGATGATGGGCTGGAGGACTGGAAAATCGAATAA
- a CDS encoding M3 family metallopeptidase has protein sequence MQNPLLAPSANPYQWPAFDELTAEHYLEAAKLGAAEQRTELQRIIEEQSAPDFANTFLALEASGQVLRRSMMTYFSVLSAHGTEPIRAIQTEMSSIFSAQEDEIYLNQALYSRLQAADCSGLAGEDARLAEQTLKAFRLAGADLDEAQKQQLKQLNAQLSELSSQFSNRVLENQNAHAVHFDSADELDGLSPQALESAAQSAKQAGHSAGYLLPLVSPTQQPVLESLTSGEARRKVFAASISRGVTENPTLQLAADMAKLRAERAALLGFANHAETVLAQATAPSTAAVEQRLAELTKAATANARKEAAVLGSVADHEVQAWDWKFYSNQVLREQYAVDSESLRNYFELDRVLVDGVFATATKLYGITFVERFDLPAYHEHVRVFEVFDADGSPLALYTGDYLARETKKGGAWMTSLRDAASYFNERPIVTNTLNISAPAPGDPVLLTLDEANTLFHEFGHALHGMFSNGKYASLSGTSVPRDFVEFPSQVNEMWVLDQQVLPGYAVHHQSGEQLDDETIARIRAAGLWGQGFATTEYLAASVLDWAWHTINADTVIDDPVAFEQQVLADAGFDAEMIPPRYRTGYFQHIFANGYSAGYYSYIWSEVLDADTVQWFEENGGLMRENGNRFREELLSRGNTRDPLESYELFRGRTARVEPLLRRRGLVNAE, from the coding sequence ATGCAAAATCCGCTCCTGGCGCCCAGCGCCAACCCCTATCAATGGCCGGCATTCGACGAACTCACTGCCGAACACTATTTGGAAGCGGCCAAACTCGGCGCCGCAGAACAGCGCACCGAATTGCAGCGCATCATCGAAGAGCAAAGTGCACCCGACTTTGCCAACACCTTCCTGGCGCTGGAAGCCAGCGGGCAGGTGCTGCGCCGTTCGATGATGACCTATTTCAGCGTCCTATCGGCCCACGGAACCGAACCGATCAGAGCCATCCAGACAGAGATGTCATCGATCTTCAGCGCCCAAGAAGACGAGATCTACCTAAACCAGGCCTTGTATTCGCGTTTACAAGCCGCAGATTGTTCGGGATTAGCTGGTGAAGACGCGCGCCTGGCCGAGCAAACGCTCAAAGCATTCAGGCTGGCCGGCGCTGATCTGGATGAAGCCCAGAAGCAGCAGCTGAAGCAGCTCAACGCACAGCTTTCCGAGCTCTCCAGCCAGTTCTCCAATCGCGTACTGGAAAACCAAAACGCCCATGCAGTCCACTTCGACTCGGCTGACGAGCTGGACGGCCTGTCACCACAGGCCCTCGAATCCGCAGCACAGTCGGCCAAGCAGGCCGGCCATTCGGCAGGATATCTTCTGCCATTGGTCTCCCCGACGCAGCAACCGGTTCTGGAGTCATTGACCAGCGGCGAAGCGCGGCGCAAGGTATTTGCCGCATCCATCTCACGCGGGGTCACCGAAAACCCCACGCTCCAGCTGGCCGCAGATATGGCAAAGCTACGTGCCGAACGTGCAGCCCTGCTGGGTTTTGCAAACCACGCTGAAACGGTGCTGGCCCAAGCGACAGCACCATCAACCGCGGCAGTTGAACAACGCCTCGCGGAATTGACCAAGGCGGCCACTGCCAACGCGCGCAAAGAAGCTGCGGTGCTGGGCAGCGTTGCCGACCACGAAGTGCAGGCGTGGGATTGGAAGTTCTACTCCAACCAGGTTTTGCGTGAACAGTATGCCGTGGACTCCGAGTCGCTGCGCAACTACTTCGAACTTGATCGCGTGCTGGTCGATGGCGTATTTGCCACCGCTACCAAGCTCTACGGGATCACCTTCGTTGAGCGTTTTGACCTGCCTGCCTATCACGAGCACGTTCGAGTCTTCGAAGTTTTTGATGCCGACGGAAGCCCGCTGGCGCTCTACACCGGTGACTATCTGGCCCGCGAGACGAAGAAGGGCGGCGCCTGGATGACCAGCCTTCGTGATGCCGCCTCCTATTTCAATGAACGTCCGATTGTCACCAACACCTTGAACATTTCGGCTCCTGCCCCTGGAGATCCGGTATTGCTCACCCTGGATGAAGCCAATACGCTCTTCCACGAGTTCGGCCACGCCCTGCACGGCATGTTCTCCAACGGGAAGTACGCTTCGCTCTCGGGCACCTCGGTCCCCCGGGATTTTGTTGAATTCCCCTCGCAGGTCAATGAGATGTGGGTACTGGATCAGCAGGTGCTGCCCGGTTACGCCGTGCACCATCAGTCCGGAGAGCAACTGGATGATGAAACCATTGCCAGAATCCGCGCAGCAGGACTGTGGGGCCAGGGGTTTGCCACGACCGAGTATCTGGCCGCGAGCGTTCTGGACTGGGCTTGGCACACCATTAACGCCGATACGGTCATTGATGATCCTGTGGCGTTCGAGCAACAGGTCCTTGCTGACGCCGGTTTTGATGCCGAGATGATTCCGCCACGCTATCGGACCGGTTATTTCCAGCACATTTTCGCCAATGGCTACTCCGCTGGCTACTACTCCTACATCTGGAGCGAGGTGCTTGATGCCGACACTGTGCAGTGGTTCGAGGAAAATGGCGGCCTGATGCGCGAAAATGGTAATCGGTTCCGCGAGGAACTGCTCTCGCGCGGAAACACGCGCGACCCCCTAGAGTCCTACGAATTATTCCGCGGCCGCACCGCACGGGTAGAACCGCTGCTGCGCCGTCGAGGATTGGTGAACGCAGAATAA
- a CDS encoding GNAT family N-acetyltransferase, with protein MTTIASAQEALSHWHQALAVATGGKIFTTHGCSWAWQPVRKRLILLFPEHPEQAGLRPALAEGHRLGARRVEAWVNSGADAAELKATGFSDNAQVSWHAGPLAIPMDRWAGKIRLGNNVPEAAGADAAELNVTNLWRETSSQLSSGHPALRRVEHALARTDEGEIVGRGFAQQGLGGQLMVHSLAVGKEHRRHGVGTALLHGLSRSMINPLSPPDEEVPQELLAAATPSSADFFSANGLKLLGRGRHMVLRSWNQ; from the coding sequence ATGACGACGATTGCCTCCGCACAGGAAGCACTGAGCCACTGGCATCAGGCACTAGCAGTTGCCACCGGCGGCAAGATCTTTACCACCCACGGGTGCTCGTGGGCCTGGCAGCCGGTGCGCAAGCGCCTGATCCTGCTGTTCCCCGAGCATCCCGAACAAGCCGGGTTGCGCCCGGCGCTTGCCGAAGGCCACCGCCTGGGTGCCCGGCGGGTGGAAGCCTGGGTGAATTCCGGCGCCGACGCCGCCGAGCTGAAAGCCACCGGCTTTTCCGACAATGCCCAGGTCTCCTGGCATGCCGGCCCGCTGGCGATCCCGATGGATCGCTGGGCCGGCAAGATCCGCCTGGGCAACAACGTGCCCGAGGCCGCCGGGGCGGATGCCGCCGAACTGAACGTGACCAACCTGTGGCGCGAAACCAGTTCGCAGCTTTCCAGCGGCCACCCGGCCCTGCGCCGCGTCGAGCACGCCCTGGCGCGCACCGATGAGGGCGAGATTGTCGGGCGCGGTTTTGCCCAGCAGGGTTTGGGCGGGCAGCTGATGGTGCACTCGCTGGCCGTGGGCAAGGAGCACCGCCGCCACGGAGTGGGCACCGCGCTGCTCCATGGGCTCTCGCGCTCGATGATCAACCCGCTCTCACCGCCCGATGAGGAGGTCCCGCAGGAGCTGCTGGCCGCGGCCACGCCGTCCAGCGCCGATTTCTTCAGCGCCAACGGGCTGAAGCTGCTGGGCCGCGGGCGCCATATGGTGCTTCGCTCCTGGAACCAGTAG
- a CDS encoding dihydrofolate reductase family protein — protein MSEIIFDAAVTLNGYLADENHSLQWLFEVPGAHEPDPELLPRNVGVHVEGASTYLWLLEHERFIENPHKWQDYYPGITTYVFTSRELPIPEGADVRLVNGPVAGVLPQIRGAAGEKNIWVLGGGELLGQFLDIDAIDTLALTIAPAALAGGAPLLPRNIGSDRLELAEARPAGPFARLVYRVRRAS, from the coding sequence ATGAGCGAGATCATTTTCGACGCGGCCGTCACGCTGAACGGCTATCTGGCCGATGAAAACCACAGCCTGCAGTGGCTTTTCGAAGTTCCCGGAGCGCACGAGCCCGACCCGGAACTGCTGCCCCGCAACGTCGGCGTCCACGTGGAAGGCGCCTCCACCTACTTGTGGCTGCTCGAGCATGAACGGTTCATCGAGAACCCGCACAAGTGGCAGGATTACTACCCGGGGATCACCACCTATGTGTTCACCTCGCGCGAGCTGCCCATCCCGGAAGGGGCCGACGTGCGCCTGGTCAATGGCCCGGTTGCCGGGGTGCTGCCCCAGATCCGCGGCGCGGCAGGAGAGAAGAACATCTGGGTGCTCGGCGGGGGAGAACTGCTCGGCCAATTCCTCGATATCGATGCGATCGATACCCTGGCCCTGACCATCGCGCCCGCGGCCTTGGCCGGCGGGGCACCATTGCTGCCGAGGAACATTGGCAGCGACCGGCTGGAACTGGCCGAGGCGAGGCCAGCGGGTCCTTTTGCGCGTTTGGTCTATCGGGTGCGCCGGGCCTCGTGA
- a CDS encoding zinc-ribbon domain-containing protein has product MAIEQEPELMRLDPETASQWHPTANDRLDIRKISPTSNREVTWLCHECDHTWVETPKSRSYASALRCPVCRSIFDSLAFHHPDLAAEWSPNNPMTAWQVRPSSNVITPAWVCSTDPAHIFTMALASRTKGGTCPECSEHGKSKTELDYHAAAKKAFGNATSGKRIATGKGSTARIWRPDITVKLADGSALVIEYDGSYWHRNKQEVDVRKSEAVLNAGHRVVRLREHPLGPLPIDHERYLELQVYPTAPDPEGVMKSIMIWTET; this is encoded by the coding sequence ATGGCGATTGAGCAAGAGCCTGAGTTGATGCGGTTGGACCCAGAAACCGCCTCTCAGTGGCACCCCACCGCAAATGATCGTTTGGACATCCGCAAGATATCGCCGACGTCGAATCGCGAAGTCACCTGGTTGTGTCACGAGTGCGATCACACTTGGGTGGAAACACCTAAGTCGAGATCCTACGCATCCGCACTCAGATGCCCCGTGTGCCGCTCCATCTTCGACAGCCTCGCCTTTCACCATCCAGATCTGGCAGCAGAGTGGAGTCCCAACAATCCGATGACCGCTTGGCAAGTCCGTCCTAGCTCGAACGTCATCACGCCGGCATGGGTCTGCTCCACAGATCCGGCTCATATCTTCACGATGGCACTGGCCTCAAGGACAAAAGGCGGCACTTGTCCTGAATGCAGCGAGCACGGCAAGTCGAAGACAGAGCTCGACTACCACGCGGCAGCAAAGAAGGCATTTGGTAATGCGACATCAGGAAAGCGGATCGCAACAGGAAAGGGCAGCACCGCCCGCATCTGGCGACCCGATATTACGGTAAAGCTTGCAGATGGATCGGCACTCGTTATTGAATACGACGGCAGTTACTGGCATAGGAACAAGCAGGAGGTGGACGTGAGGAAAAGTGAAGCGGTCCTGAATGCTGGGCACCGCGTTGTCCGCCTTCGGGAACACCCCCTTGGACCACTGCCGATCGATCACGAGCGCTACTTGGAACTACAGGTCTACCCCACGGCTCCAGACCCTGAGGGGGTCATGAAAAGCATAATGATTTGGACAGAGACTTAA
- a CDS encoding MFS transporter translates to MAVLVLGIFCVGTAELSPSGMLGELSRDLSVTIPTAGLLVTVYALTVVVGGPIVTAVTTRFRRKYLLVLLLLVSVFGNIVCVFAPTFELLLVGRMITAVIQGTFMAVCVVTAGNMATEQKKGSAVAGTQLGVNLATVLGVPFGTFVAQQIDWRATFGSVAVLALISSMLILIAIPDDGKAVEPTSVKHEVRAFLKWQVIGTVLGTVLCAAGMFTLITYMVPLLTDVGGFPAEWVPLVLLAYGIGSIIGNFIGGRCANRSVEATVVGLSWVLVAVCILYWIVALSAVGSAVFLVLFSIATFALIPGLQVRILSTAADAPTLSLTVNMAAFALGAALGSWAGGQVIAFALGVRSITLAAGIFSSFGAILIGQIVYAARCQTVKPREHDLVSV, encoded by the coding sequence ATGGCCGTGCTCGTCCTGGGCATATTCTGCGTCGGTACCGCGGAACTCTCACCGAGCGGCATGCTCGGTGAACTCTCACGAGACTTGTCGGTGACGATACCCACGGCAGGACTACTGGTCACCGTGTACGCGCTTACGGTCGTCGTCGGAGGCCCCATCGTCACCGCAGTTACGACGCGCTTCCGGCGCAAGTACCTGCTCGTTCTGCTCCTACTCGTGTCGGTCTTCGGCAACATCGTGTGCGTTTTCGCGCCAACCTTCGAACTGTTGCTGGTCGGTCGCATGATCACCGCAGTCATCCAGGGCACCTTCATGGCCGTATGCGTTGTGACCGCAGGCAATATGGCCACCGAGCAGAAGAAGGGGTCCGCTGTCGCAGGCACCCAACTCGGAGTGAACCTGGCAACAGTGCTTGGGGTTCCCTTTGGCACGTTCGTCGCGCAGCAGATCGACTGGCGAGCCACTTTTGGAAGCGTCGCCGTGCTTGCCCTAATCTCATCCATGCTGATCCTCATCGCGATCCCCGACGATGGCAAGGCAGTGGAACCGACCTCGGTAAAGCATGAGGTGCGAGCCTTCCTGAAGTGGCAGGTCATCGGGACAGTACTGGGGACAGTGCTGTGCGCGGCTGGCATGTTCACCCTGATCACCTACATGGTGCCCCTGCTCACTGACGTCGGCGGCTTTCCCGCCGAATGGGTGCCCTTGGTGCTACTTGCCTACGGCATCGGCTCGATCATCGGGAACTTCATCGGTGGCCGGTGCGCCAATCGCTCCGTCGAAGCCACCGTCGTCGGTCTTTCATGGGTGCTCGTGGCGGTCTGCATCTTGTACTGGATCGTCGCCCTGTCCGCGGTGGGAAGCGCCGTATTCCTCGTTCTGTTCTCCATCGCGACGTTCGCGCTAATCCCCGGACTCCAAGTCAGGATCCTCTCCACAGCTGCGGACGCGCCGACCCTGTCGCTGACCGTCAACATGGCCGCCTTTGCCCTAGGCGCAGCGCTTGGTTCGTGGGCGGGCGGCCAGGTCATCGCCTTCGCACTGGGCGTCCGTTCGATCACCCTTGCGGCCGGAATTTTCAGCTCGTTCGGAGCGATCTTAATCGGACAAATCGTCTATGCCGCGCGTTGCCAGACCGTGAAGCCACGGGAACATGACCTCGTCAGCGTCTGA
- a CDS encoding RBBP9/YdeN family alpha/beta hydrolase, with protein sequence MTTATLQTPSTTQQRAVIFHGYGATPEDHWFGWLAEQLEAENISTAIPALQSPLDPCAVQWENNVRSALKQPNEHTIAIAHSLGCLSVLRYLRSLPGSWRLGTLVLVSGFIDRLPILPELNDFIGDGCDLTGFSEHIDRIVVIRSDNDSIVPPTYTDDLAGRLGVSAQVVIGAGHFLADEGIIELPHVRDTILSLRK encoded by the coding sequence ATGACGACTGCAACTCTTCAGACTCCAAGCACAACGCAGCAGCGCGCCGTAATCTTCCACGGCTACGGCGCGACCCCCGAGGACCACTGGTTTGGCTGGCTCGCCGAGCAACTCGAAGCAGAGAACATCAGCACCGCGATCCCAGCACTGCAGAGCCCTCTCGACCCTTGCGCCGTTCAGTGGGAGAACAACGTCCGATCCGCCCTGAAACAGCCGAACGAGCACACGATCGCGATCGCCCACAGCCTTGGCTGCCTGTCAGTGCTGCGCTATCTGCGTTCTCTGCCTGGCAGTTGGAGGCTGGGCACGTTGGTCCTCGTGTCGGGTTTCATCGACCGGCTTCCCATTCTGCCCGAGCTAAACGACTTCATAGGTGACGGCTGCGACCTGACTGGCTTCAGCGAGCACATCGATCGGATCGTGGTCATCCGCTCCGACAACGACTCAATCGTCCCGCCCACGTATACCGACGACCTGGCAGGCCGGCTCGGAGTCTCAGCACAGGTTGTTATTGGTGCAGGGCACTTCCTCGCCGACGAGGGTATCATCGAGCTGCCCCACGTCCGCGACACGATCCTGTCGTTGAGGAAGTGA
- a CDS encoding MerR family transcriptional regulator has product MQIGELARKTGVSARALRHYEDRGLLIPERTSGGYRDYSEEDVTRVAQIKAMIAAGLSTATIRRYLDCARSGDHGTTLEMCPDLRTELDLIAESLTAKQAHLRDTQQRLEAITLFP; this is encoded by the coding sequence GTGCAGATCGGCGAACTAGCGAGAAAGACGGGCGTGAGCGCGAGGGCGCTCCGACACTACGAAGACAGAGGACTCCTAATCCCCGAACGCACCAGCGGCGGCTACCGCGACTACTCCGAAGAGGACGTGACCCGGGTCGCGCAGATCAAAGCGATGATCGCCGCCGGCCTTAGCACCGCCACTATCCGGCGCTACCTCGACTGCGCCCGATCCGGAGATCACGGCACTACTTTAGAGATGTGCCCAGACCTGCGTACCGAGCTCGACTTGATCGCCGAAAGCCTCACCGCGAAGCAGGCCCACCTCCGTGACACCCAGCAACGGCTTGAGGCGATCACGTTATTCCCTTAG
- a CDS encoding DUF6998 domain-containing protein — MTPEELQQLPTGQLLRLETMVRAEFARRGISRTATSLAGELGEHLTKLVYGGTLAVQGTASHDLIDRQGRTIQVKTRMLPTGAQRHFQFNEDQLEFKLAVCLCFNRETFELEWAREFNRAEIEDLSTDHETGPRLRTGKAFKNGKDKTELFRSALASLDI, encoded by the coding sequence ATGACCCCCGAGGAACTTCAGCAGCTGCCCACCGGCCAACTCCTGCGGTTGGAAACAATGGTTCGGGCGGAATTTGCCCGACGCGGAATCTCCCGCACAGCAACCAGCCTGGCCGGCGAACTGGGCGAACACCTCACGAAGCTGGTCTATGGCGGCACTCTGGCAGTCCAGGGCACCGCATCGCACGATCTCATCGATCGGCAGGGCCGGACAATTCAGGTGAAGACCCGCATGCTTCCTACCGGTGCCCAGCGTCATTTTCAGTTCAATGAAGACCAGCTCGAATTCAAGCTCGCGGTCTGCCTGTGCTTCAACCGTGAGACCTTCGAACTTGAGTGGGCTCGCGAGTTCAATCGTGCAGAGATAGAAGATCTGAGCACCGATCACGAAACGGGTCCTCGCTTGCGGACCGGCAAAGCGTTCAAGAACGGCAAGGACAAGACCGAGCTGTTCCGTTCTGCGCTCGCCAGCCTCGACATCTGA
- a CDS encoding prevent-host-death protein codes for MTIAADSSTTTRRSSDLSKHSAEVFAEAEEHPVTVTRRDGESLVLMSQREADARAELLNIAGTLITVTLEEGLLSERMANQYPWMYALSAQDREQCARDLIDAARASFSTQQPHLAITKLTSWRETATAIAAGLGSEPVEWLDEDDDTVVERP; via the coding sequence ATGACGATCGCAGCTGATTCTTCCACGACCACCCGACGCTCATCGGATTTAAGCAAGCACTCGGCCGAGGTCTTCGCCGAGGCCGAGGAGCACCCCGTCACAGTGACCCGCCGCGACGGCGAGTCCCTCGTGCTCATGTCTCAACGCGAGGCCGACGCCCGCGCCGAGCTCCTGAACATCGCCGGCACGCTCATCACGGTGACGCTCGAGGAGGGCCTCCTGAGCGAGCGCATGGCCAACCAGTACCCGTGGATGTACGCACTGAGCGCCCAGGATCGCGAGCAGTGCGCCCGGGACCTCATCGACGCCGCTCGGGCGTCCTTCTCGACGCAGCAGCCTCACCTGGCGATCACGAAACTCACCAGCTGGCGCGAGACCGCCACGGCAATCGCCGCGGGCCTGGGCTCTGAACCGGTCGAATGGCTTGACGAAGACGACGACACTGTAGTCGAGCGCCCCTGA